In Aspergillus fumigatus Af293 chromosome 2, whole genome shotgun sequence, a genomic segment contains:
- a CDS encoding OST3/OST6 family protein, whose translation MKLNSLISFLCIAASALCTSSDPNKYEKYKSVSPVAPIGLTDVTYHDLTSKPRDFHVAVLLTATDARYGCALCREFQSEWDLIARSWNKGSKSDDLKLLLATLDFSNGKETFQKLMLQTAPVLLLFPPTVGPFAKVDNAPVRFDFTGPLSADQLYTWISRHLPEGAKPPLIRPINYMRIISAITLLMGVITLFTVLSPYALPIIRNRNLWAGFSLIAILLFTSGHMFNHIRKVPYVVGDGKGGISYFAGGFSNQFGMETQIVAAIYAVLSFAAIALSMKVPRMGDKKAQQLAVVIWAGVLLCMYSFLLNVFKTKNGGYPFYLPPF comes from the exons ATGAAACTCAACTCTctcatctctttcctctgCATTGCGGCGAGCGCGCTTTGTACATCCTCAGACCCTAATAAGTACGAGAAATACAAATCAGTATCTCCTGTCGCGCCGATTGGATTGACGGATGTTACATATCATGATTTGACCTCAAAACCCCGCGACTTCCATGTCGCGGTTCTTCTAACAGCTACTGACGCTCGCTATGGTTGCGCGCTATGTCGCGAGTTCCAATCCGAGTGGGACCTCATTGCACGAAGTTGGAATAAGGGCTCCAAGTCAGACGATTTAAAGCTGCTCCTCGCTACTCTGGATTTCAGTAATGGCAAGGAGACCTTCCAGAAG CTGATGCTTCAAACTGCGCCTGTCCTTCTCTTGTTTCCTCCTACAGTCGGCCCCTTTGCCAAGGTTGACAATGCACCCGTAAGGTTCGACTTCACTGG TCCATTATCTGCCGACCAACTCTACACATGGATCAGCCGACATCTTCCGGAAGGTGCAAAACCACCTCTCATCCGCCCAATCAATTACATGCGAATTATCTCTGCAATCACTCTCCTTATGGGTGTGATAACTTTGTTTACGGTTTTGTCTCCGTATGCCTTGCCGATCATAAGAAACCGAAATCTGTGGGCCGGCTTTAGCCTGATTGCTATCTTGCTGTTCACCAGTGGCCACATGTTCAATCATATCCGCAAAGTACCCTACGTCGTAGGTGACGGCAAGGGAGGCATTAGCTATTTTGCTGGTGGATTCTCTAACCAGTTCGGCATGGAAACGCAGATTGTCGCTGCCATTT ACGCTGTACTTTCCTTTGCAGCGATTGCTCTTTCTATGAAGGTCCCTCGCATGGGGGACAAGAAGGCACAGCAACTGGCCGTCGTAATCTGGGCAGGCGTACTGCTTTGTATGTacagcttcctcctcaacgTCTTCAAGACGAAGAATGGCGGATATCCTTTCTACCTCCCTCCTTTTTAG
- a CDS encoding oligosaccharide translocation protein RFT1, whose protein sequence is MSKQDSLLTRKALASSVSGTTLLVMIQLVSRLFTFVANQLVLRNLSPATLGAATQLELFMVTILYFSREAIRLAILRQPLDSPSSPDISKQEKPRIACDKEMEAQSMATQSIVNMSYLSLAVGIALSILLGTFYIQFAAEQVAQTSFYRCSVAIVCLASTLELCTEPFFAVVHRYMLYKTRATVEMAAAFVRSLTTCGLLLWASWNGSNVGILPFALGHLFYALVLLCGYSAALSNSASRWHFSFLPSRIRSRDNKSVYILGMFSSQLISLSANLFFQSVVKHLLTQGDAMMLAAMSSLEDQGIYFLASNYGGLIARVLFQPIEESSRTLFSSLLGLSDVNGENPRNIEAAKTHLTDVMKAYGILSAFIFPLNPVIIKQILHLLGGTEWAGSEVYRLLSLYCFYIPFLAFNGITEAFVSSAANGSELRSQAGWMGVFSACFALAAYLFLSVGDLGARGLVYANIVNMTVRILWSLHFIREYMHHHDNDITLTELCLSPHTYITGFLMTTITILGPELFHSDSHGLIGTAGFCASYIILILYFERTCLRRLYNRVCQTWKQDTSYRKTK, encoded by the exons ATGTCCAAGCAagacagccttctcactAGAAAGGCTTTGGCATCATCGGTGTCAGGGACTACGCTTTTGGTCATGATCCAGTTGGTTTCGCGGCTGTTCACCTTTGTTGCCAATCAACTGGTCCTGAGGAACCTATCACCAGCGACTCTGGGAGCAGCAACTCAACTCGAGTTGTTCATGGTTACGATCTTATACTTCTCTCGTGAGGCCATCAGATTAGCCATTCTGAGACAGCCTCTTGATTCGCCATCATCCCCCGATATCAGCAAACAAGAGAAGCCGCGCATAGCTTGCgacaaggaaatggaagctcAATCCATGGCGACTCAATCAATAGTGAACATGTCCTACCTCAGCCTTGCAGTTGGAATTGCGCTTTCTATCTTGCTCGGTACTTTCTACATACAGTTTGCTGCTGAGCAGGTTGCTCAAACATCTTTCTATCGCTGCAGTGTGGCAATCGTCTGTCTCGCGTCGACCTTGGAGCTATGCACTGAACCTTTCTTTGCTGTAGTCCACAGATATATGCTGTACAAGACTAGGGCAACCGTTGAAATGGCCGCAGCATTCGTAAGAAGTCTAACAACGTGTGGTCTACTTCTCTGGGCATCTTGGAATGGAAGCAATGTCGGTATACTTCCATTTGCACTTGGTCATCTCTTTTATGCCTTGGTGCTTCTCTGCGGCTACTCTGCAGCTCTGTCAAACTCAGCGAGTAGATGGCATTTTTCGTTTCTGCCCAGCCGCATAAGATCAAG AGACAACAAGTCCGTTTATATCTTGGGCATGTTTTCCTCGCAGTTGATCTCTCTATCTGCAAATCTCTTCTTTCAATCCGTGGTCAAGCATTTGCTCACGCAAGGGGACGCCATGATGCTTGCCGCAATGTCAAGCTTAGAGGATCAGGGGATATACTTCCTCGCTTCTAATTATGGTGGTCTTATAGCTCGCGTCCTTTTCCAGCCAATTGAGGAGAGCTCTCGCACCCTCTTTTCGTCGCTCCTGGGTCTCAGTGACGTAAATGGAGAAAATCCAAGAAACATTGAGGCTGCTAAGACTCATCTTACCGATGTCATGAAGGCATACGGGATCCTATCTGCTTTCATCTTTCCTTTGAACCCCGTCATAATCAAGCAAATTCTTCACCTATTGGGAGGGACAGAATGGGCTGGTTCTGAGGTCTATCGACTACTTTCGCTTTATTGCTTCTATATACCTTTTTTGGCATTTAATGGCATAACAGAGGCCTTTGTCTCGTCTGCTGCTAATGGGTCAGAGCTTCGATCGCAGGCGGGCTGGATGGGGGTTTTCTCGGCATGCTTTGCGTTAGCGGCCTACCTTTTCCTGAGCGTTGGCGATCTCGGCGCTCGTGGCTTGGTGTATGCCAATATAGTCAACATGACAGTCCGCATACTTTGGAGTCTACATTTCATACGAGAGTACATGCACCATCATGACAACGACATAACGTTGACCGAGCTCTGCTTGAGTCCTCATACCTATATTACAGGCTTTCTAATGACCACAATCACGATACTCGGGCCAGAGCTATTCCACAGCGATTCTCATGGTCTGATAGGGACGGCAGGGTTTTGCGCCTCCTATATTATTCTAAT TCTATATTTCGAGAGAACATGTTTGAGGAGATTGTACAACCGGGTTTGTCAAACTTGGAAGCAGGACACCTCTTACCGCAAGACAAAGTAA
- the dbp3 gene encoding RNA-dependent ATPase DBP3 codes for MAKRVQHEGGDYRPKKRSKNERNGEGSRISATAEAVRNEPDSKPDATYVQSPALGDLSQIEIDQFLAKHCIKVTDSSEAPPLRPIMSFSHLPSSFSKIYDPLSSFSSPTPIQSATWPLLFAGRDVIGIAETGSGKTLAFGLPCIKKILDSGKVKRKHARPAAVIISPTRELAMQIYDQLSKFGASVDIRVTCIYGGVKKDEQREALKTAAIVVATPGRLKDLKDDGSVDLGKVKYLVLDEADRMLDKGFEQDIKDIIRSTPDSTRQTVMFTATWPPSVRDLAASFMTSAVTVTIGGDPSADPRANTRIKQVVEVVKPQEKEARLVQLLSRSQRGAAVGDKVLVFCLYKKEAVRVERLLRSKNFKVAGIHGDLNQHERFKSLEAFKTGSATVLVATDVAARGLDIPSVKLVINVTFPLTVEDYVHRIGRTGRAGADGHAITLFTEADKAQSGALINVLRAAKQDVPDALLKFGTTVKKKQHGAYGAFFKDVDTSKSATKIVFDE; via the exons ATGGCCAAGCGTGTCCAACACGAAGGTGGCGATTACCGGCCCAAGAAAAGATCCAAGAATGAAAGAAATGGAGAGGGATCGAGGATCTCTGCGACTGCAGAAGCTGTTAGAAATGAACCTGACTCTAAACCAGATGCTACTTACGTTCAGTCACCAGCCCTAGGTGATCTTTCTCAGATCGAGATAGACCAGTTTCTCGCGAAGCATTGTATTAAAGTGACCGATTCTTCGGAAGCGCCACCGCTGCGCCCCATTATGTCGTTTTCTCACCTCCCTAGCAGCTTCAGCAAGATCTATGACCCATTGAGCTCTTTCTCGTCGCCAACACCAATTCAATCTGCAACATGGCCTCTACTCTTCGCCGGTCGGGATGTCATAGGCATCGCAGAGACCGGAAGCGGGAAGACATTGGCTTTCGGATTGCCGTGTATTAAGAAAATTCTGGATTCAGGGAAGGTCAAGCGAAAACATGCAAGACCTGCAGCAGTCATCATTTCGCCAACCAGGGAACTTGCAATGCAGATATATGATCAGCTATCGAAGTTTGGGGCCTCTGTGGACATCAGAGTAACATGTATCTATGGGGGTGTGAAGAAAGATGAACAGCGCGAGGCACTGAAGACTGCAGCTATCGTTGTTGCCACCCCTGGTAGACTGAAAGATCTTAAAGACGATGGCTCCGTGGATCTTGGAAAGGTCAAATACCTAGTCTTGGACGAAGCGGATCGCATGCTGGACAAGGGTTTTGAACAGGATATAAAAGACATTATCCGCTCCACGCCAGATTCAACACGCCAAACAGTCATGTTCACAGCAACCTGGCCTCCAAGCGTCAGAGACCTGGCGGCTTCTTTCATGACTTCAGCTGTGACTGTCACCATCGGTGGTGATCCGTCCGCCGATCCGCGTGCTAATACCAGGATTAAACAGGTGGTCGAGGTTGTTAAGCCTCAAGAAAAGGAGGCTAGGCTTGTTCAGTTGCTCAGTCGCTCTCAGCGAGGCGCAGCAGTTGGCGATAAGGTTCTTGTCTTTTGCTTGTACAAAAAAGAAGCGGTTCGTGTCGAGAGACTTTTACGAAGCAAGAACTTCAAAGTCGCAGGGATACATGGAGATTTGAACCAGCACGAACGATTTAAAAGTCTAGAGGCATTTAAAACCGGGTCGGCTACTGTACTTGTTGCCACCGACGTGGCAGCCCGTGGCCTTGACATACCGTCAGTCAAATTGGTTATCAATGTCACATTTCCTCTAACAGTCGAGGACTATGTACATCGAATTGGCCG GACCGGGCGCGCCGGAGCCGATGGCCATGCCATTACTCTTTTCACAGAAGCGGATAAAGCCCAGTCTGGCGC GTTGATAAACGTTCTGAGAGCAGCCAAACAAGATGTACCGGACGCTCTGCTCAAGTTTGGAACAAccgtgaagaagaagcagcatGGTGCGTACGGCGCATTCTTCAAGGACGTGGATACCAGCAAGTCAGCGACAAAGATTGTTTTCGATGAATGA
- a CDS encoding replication factor A subunit protein RFA1, with protein MALDAASHISVGALSAIFDETKPQIHEPIVQCVQIKPLPPQPNHQERYRAVFSDISNYVQTMLATQANPLVTSGMLKKGCFVRLKSFQANSVKGKKILIILDLEVLQELGEAEKIGEPRPLENKLEEDEKPQPTTISGGGFYGSKVQNQRGEPRVQPARSSLTSSHATIYPIEAISPYSHKWTIKARCTTKSAIKTWHNRNSEGRLFSVNLLDDSGEIRATGFNEQCDLLYDVFHEGGVYYISSPCRVQIAKKQFTNLNNDYELTFEKDTVVEKAEDQSDVPQVRFNFTTVGDLQSVEKDTTIDIIGVLKDVGETTQIVSKTTSKPYDKRELTLVDSSGFSVRLTIWGSTALNFNATPESVIAFKGVKVSDFGGRSLSLLSSGSMTVDPDIEEAHRLKGWYDAQGRHETFASHATMSNASSSAKRLDHLKTIAQVREEQLGMSEDAVYFSLKGTVIYIKQDNMCYPACLSEGCNKKVTELDPGQWRCESCDKTHPRPEYRYIMLINVSDHTGQLWLSCFDEVGKQLMGTSADQLMDLRQNGEKAAGDIFQEANCRTWNFRCRAKLDHFGDQQRIRYQVSTAKPVNYSEEASRLMALINSYGLS; from the exons ATGGCTCTCGATGCAGCATCTCATATCTCAGTCGGGGCGCTCAG CGCCATCTTCGATGAAACCAAACCGCAAATTCATGAACCTATCGTCCAGTGTGTCCAAATTAAGCCTTTGCCTCCCCAACCGAACCATCAGGAGCGGTACAGAGCCGTGTTCAGTGATATCTCGAATTATGTTCAGACCATGCTTGCAACAC AGGCGAACCCACTTGTAACGAGTGGCATGCTAAAGAAAGGGTGTTTTGTCCGTTTGAAGTCATTCCAAGCAAATTCAGTCAAGGGGAAGAA AATTCTCATAATCTTGGATCTCGAGGTCCTGCAGGAACTCGGCGAAGCAGAGAAAATCGGAGAACCGAGACCATTGGAAAATAagttggaagaagatgaaaagccCCAACCAACTACAATTTCCGGTGGTGGATTTTATGGCTCCAAGGTTCAAAATCAGCGAGGGGAACCTCGCGTACAGCCTGCACGTTCCTCTTTGACATCGTCCCACGCCACCATCTATCCGATCGAAGCTATCTCTCCTTATTCACATAAATGGACGATCAAGGCGCGTTGCACGACCAAATCAGCCATCAAAACCTGGCACAACAGAAACTCGGAGGGTAGGCTATTTAGTGTCAACTTACTCGATGATAGTGGTGAAATCCGTGCCACGGGATTCAATGAGCAGTGCGACCTGCTCTATGACGTTTTTCATGAAGGAGGCGTGTACTATATATCTAGCCCCTGCCGGGTTCAGATTGCAAAGAAGCAATTTACCAATCTGAACAATGACTACGAACTTACCTTCGAGAAAGATACAGTTGTTGAAAAG GCAGAGGATCAGAGCGATGTTCCGCAGGTTCGGTTCAATTTCACAACCGTGGGCGATCTCCAGTCTGTTGAGAAGGATACCACTATTGACATTATTGGAGTGCTGAAAGACGTCGGGGAGACTACTCAGATCGTATCAAAGACGACAAGCAAGCCCTATGACAAGCGAGAGCTTACCTTAGTCGATAGCTCGGGCTTTTCTGTTCGTCTTACCATCTGGGGCTCCACAGCATTGAATTTCAATGCGACCCCAGAGTCTGTAATTGCTTTCAAGGGTGTCAAAGTCTCTGATTTTGGAGGACGAAGTCTGAGTCTGTTGAGTTCTGGTTCAATGACTGTTGACCCTGACAtagaagaagctcatcgtCTCAAGGGTTGGTATGATGCTCAAGGCAGACACGAGACATTCGCGTCACATGCCACTATGTCCAATGCATCCTCGTCTGCAAAGAGATTGGATCACTTGAAAACAATTGCACAGGTACGCGAGGAACAACTAGGGATGTCAGAAGATGCAGTATACTTCTCGCTCAAAGGGACTGTTATTTACATAAAGCAAGACAACATGTGCTACCCTGCTTGCCTCTCCGAAGGGTGCAATAAAAAGGTGACAGAACtggatcctggtcaatgGCGGTGCGAAAGCTGTGATAAAACTCACCCGCGCCCAGAGTATCGATACATCATGCTCATCAATGTTAGCGATCATACTGGCCAGCTCTGGCTCAGTTGCTTCGATGAAGTCGGGAAACAGTTAATGGGCACGTCTGCGGATCAGTTAATGGATCTTCGCCAAAATGGAGAAAAGGCCGCTGGAGACATTTTCCAGGAAGCTAATTGTCGAACTTGGAACTTCAGATGTCGGGCCAAGCTTGATCATTTCGGAGATCAGCAACG CATCCGTTATCAGGTATCGACGGCCAAACCTGTCAACTACTCGGAGGAAGCATCTCGCCTCATGGCCCTGATTAACTCATATGGCCTTTCTTGA